GTACGGTACGCGGGCCTGCACATGCAGCGACTCGGCTGAGCCGCCGTGCGCGGATCAGCCTCCCGTTGAGCTCGGCAACATCTGCCAGCTGGCGATGTACTCGGTGCCTTCCAGGCTCGGCGCCGGGGAGCGTCGGGAGAACTCGCCCTTGCAACCAGCTTCGGCGGTCGCCAGGTCGAAGTGACACATCGCGATACCCATATCGACCATCTGAAGATCGATGCCGCGCATCATTTCGTTGTAGCGAGGTGTGCGCTCGAGATGGAAATCGAAGCACCCCGCATCGCGCTCGATGATTCTCCAGGGCTGCTTGTTGCTCGCAGACGGAGCCAGACGCAAGCAGGCCAGTGCGGCTTCGAAACGTCCCTGTCTGGGAAGCGGCGTATCGCGGTCCCTGAGGAAGAATATCGACTCCCAGGGCTTGCGCTGATCCGCGCCCGCCAGCCGTCGCATGATGCGCTCGCGCAGACTTTTCTGTTTGGTCGCATAACCCACCGGAGTCACCACCGGAATGATCTCGTCTTCCTTCGCGCCCGCGTTGCGGGCGAAGTTTGCCCGGCGAAAGGTTCCACCCATCCAGCACGTCCCGAGTCCGAGTCGTGTGGCTTCCAGGATGATCTTCTCGACGCAGTAGCCGACATCCACCCGCGCAGAGGCCGTGTCCGCAATCGCGGCCACCAGATACAATCGGGCGCCCTTGATGATCCCATAGGTCCCGAGGCTGCGAGCTTCGTCGGTCGCCAGTTCGTCGACGTCGATCATTTCGATGCGACACTGGTTGCCCATCGGCCCTGTGCGGTTCTCAGCGATGACCTCTTGCAGGCGGGTTCGCAGTTCGGGGGGCACCGGGCGCTTGGCCTCGTAGGCGCGCACGGAGATTCGTTTGGCGGCAATTTGAGTGATCGGATCCAAGGTTTTCTCTCCAAGACGTCGAGGTCCGGCCGTGACCGAGACAGGTTCAGCGGCGCCAGTCTAACAGGTTGGAAAGATCTCCTCCCGTCACCCCGTGACGTACCGGGAAATGAGGGTCTGACATAATGCGATTACCCGAACCGCAGGAGTACTCCGCTATCCGCTTTCTCGAGACAGTCCGACGCGCGAAAGCCTACCTGGAGGAACAGGGCCGCGTCTCGCTTCGCGCGCTGAGCCGTGAGTTCGAACTGGACGAGGAATCTCTGGCCGATCTGGTCGAGGAACTCGTGGACGTGCAGCAGGTCGCGGCTCGGGAGAGCAAGGTTCTTTCCTGGGTCGGCTCTGCCAGAGCGACTTCCGGCGAAGAGATGCCGGTGGGTACGGCAAGACCTTCCGCGGAAGCTGCGACTCGACAATCTGGCGGAGCGGAGCGTCGCCAGCTGACGGTCATGTTCTGCGACCTCGTGGATTCGACGGATCTCTCTCAACGTCTCGACGTCGAGGATCTGCGCAACATCGTGCGCGCCTACCACGAGTCGGCTTCCCGGGTCGTCGAAGATTACGAAGGTCACGTCGCCCAGTATCTGGGGGACGGCCTGTTGATCTATTTCGGCTATCCGCAAGCCCGCGAAGATGCCGCGGAGCGTGCCGTCCGAGCGGGGCGCGAGATTCTCACGGCGCTCGTCCGCTTGAACAGCACACTCGATTCGCAACACCGCATCCGCCTTTCCGTCCGGATCGGTATCCACACGGGTCCGGTCGTAGTCGGAGAGATGGGAGGCGGTGCGAAGAGCGAGACGCTTGCACTCGGTGACACCACGAACATCGCAGCGCGTCTTCAGGCAATCGCCAAGGCCGACACGGTGGTGGTCAGTGGCGCTACTCTGCGGCTGGTCCGGGGAAAGTTCTCGACGAAGGATCTCGGCACTCCGGAACTGAAGGGGATCACCGAACCGATCCACGCGTATTCCGTACTGCGCTCGTCCCGCATTCATGGTCAGCTCGACGTGGATCCGCGCAAGCTCACTCCGCTGGTGGGACGTGACCAGGAGCTGGGATTGCTGCTCGAACGCTGGGATAAGGTCGAGGAGGGCGAAGGGCAGGCGGTGTTCCTGTCGGGCGAAGCCGGCCTCGGGAAGACACGGCTGTTTCGAGCGTTCCGCGAGCGGATGGCCGACACGCCCCACGGCTGGCTCGAATGTCGTTGCTCGCCCTACACACAGAGGACCGCCTTCCAGCCCGTGATCGATCTTCTCGAGCAGGAAATGGGTTTTCAGAGCGGAGACGATCCCGAGACGAAGCTCGCGCGTCTCGAAGAAGGCGTAGCGGCTGCCGGTCTTTCCGTTGCAGAGGCACTGCCGTTGCTCGCACCACTGCTCTCGTTGTCCCTCCCGGATCGCGTGGCCTCCGTCGAGTATTCCCGCGAGCTTCAACGCAAGAAGACCATCGAGGCACTGGTCGCCTGCGTCTTCGGGCTCGCCGAGTCGCAGCCGCTGGTGTTGCTGGTCGAGGACCTCCACTGGTGCGATGCATCCACGCTCGAGCTTCTGGGTTGGTTTCTCGAACAGAACGCCACCGCAAGAGTCCTGACGCTGATGAGCTTTCGGCCCGACTTCGAGCCGCCCTGGCCGGTGCGCTCTCACATCACACCACTTGCGGTAAAGCGGCTGTCCCGCCGCCAGGCCACGAACATGGTCGGTCGCATGACTCGCGACGTGCCGTTGCCCACTGCGGTGATCGAACGCGTCGTGGAGCGCGCCGATGGTGTGCCGCTCTTCGTGGAAGAACTCACGAAGATGGTATTGGAGTCGGGTCTGGTCGAGGAACGAGAGAGTCGCTACGAGCTCACGGGATCGATTGCGGAACTCGCCGTGCCGGCCACGCTCCAGGACTCGCTGATGGCGCGTCTCGATCGACTCGACGAGGGCAAGGAGGTCGCGCAACTCGGCGCCGTTCTCGGACGCGAGTTCAACTTTGAGTTGTTGCGCAGCGTCTGGCTCGATGAGGAATACCGCCTGCGCGCAGGATTGGTACAACTCGTGGATGCCGAACTTCTTTTCCAACGGGGAGCGTCGCCCGCGGCCGAGTTCACCTTCAAGCACGCACTGATCCAGGAGACCGCCTACCAGTCACTCCTGCGGAGTGACCGCCAACAGTTTCACGCGCGCATCGCGCGGGTGCTCGAAGAGCAGTTCCCGGAGCGTGTACGGTTGGAGCCGGAGGTCATCGCATGGCATTGCGATCAGGCCGGGCTTGCCGAGAAAGCCATCGCGAATTACCAGCGCGCCGGTGAGCAAGCGAGGGAGCGAACGGCGAACGAGGACGCCGTCGGTCACATCCGGCGCGCACTCGAACTGCTGACGACACTCCCTGAGTCTCTGCAGCGCGACCGGGTGGAGATCGGTCTACAGATGGAGATCGCGGTGCCATTGGGTGTGGCGCGTGGATTTGCTCACCTGGAATGCCAGGCCGCCTACCAGCGAGCCTACGAGTTGGCCGAGCGGACCGGTGACGCCCCGGAGCTGCCTCGAGCTCTCGTGGGATTGTCGATGACCCACTACATACAGGGAGAACTAGCGACTTCGAGAGATCTCGCCGAGCGCGCGCTTGCGGCGGCCGAACCGCGCGGAGACACCAGCAGCCTCGCCTACGCCCATGAATCCGTTGGCCAGTCGCTCTACTGGGAGGGCGAGCTCTCCCGCGCCCTTCATCACTTCGAGCGGGCCATTCTTCTCGATGACGGAAGCGATCGCGTTTCACTCGCAACTCCCGGGATCGATTGGGAGCCCTGCGTCGTTTCACGCAGCCACGCGGCGCACTGCCACTGGGTACTCGGCCGACCCGATCGCGCCAGGGCGTTGAGTCTGGAGGCCGTGACCGTCGCCGAGGGAAGAAAGCAGGTGATGAGCCATGCCATCGCCTTTCATTTTGCGAGCTTGATCAACGCGCTGCGCGGCGAGTACGCACTGACCCTGCAAAGCACCGAGGAACACATCGCGTTGTGCGAAAGGCTCGGCTTTCCCGTCTATCTCGGTCTGGGCCGGACGTATCGAGGTTGGGCGCGAGCCCACCTGGGAGAGGCCGATGAAGGCATCGCGGAGATGCAGCGCGGAATCGTCGAGGTCGCGGGAACCGGCGGCAAGATCGGAGCGGGCGAGGGGATGAGCATGTTTGGCGAGGTTCTGTTGTCCGTCGGACGCGGCGAAGAGGCTCGAGGGGCTCTCGGAATTGGCAGTTCCCTATCCGAACAAAACGGTGAGCACCTGTGGGACGTCGAACTGCGCAGGCTACAGGCCGAGATCCTCCTGGACGTGGACGACGCTTCGACCGAGGCCGAAGGCCTGTTTCAAGAAGCGTTGGAGATCGCGAGGAATCAAAAGGCAAAGTCCTGGGAGTTGCGCGCCGCCACGGGGCTCGCGCGGCTGTGGCAGCGCCAGGGCAGGAAATTCGAAGCTCGCGACCTTCTCGCTCCCGTCCACGGCTGGTTCAGCGAGGGCCTGGACACGCGAGATCTGAAGGATGCAAAGGCGTTGCTGGAGCAACTGGCGTAGCCAGCGGCCCGCTTCACGTCGAGGCGAGTTCGCTCGCCGGATCGCCTGCAATTCGCGTGTGCTTCATCAGCCTGAGTTCTCCGTGGTCATACGGTCGGGCACGATGCAGTAGACAGCGATTGTCCCAGATGGCGACATCCCCCACCGACCAATGGTGTTCATAGACGCGCGGGGGCTGGCACGCGAACTCGGCCAGTTCTTCGAGCAGCCGCTCGGATTCTTTCGCTTCGAGACCCGGGATGCCGTAGGCGTGTCGGCCGATCAGCAACGAAGGGCGTCCCGTAACGGGATGGATCTTGACGAGTGGACGCAGGGGAGGCGGATCGTCGTGGAAGCCGTATCCGGGAATCGCGCCGTTAATCCGGGCGGGAGTGTGGCCGATCTTGGCCTGGCTGTAGTGCAGCGAGTGATAGGCGGATAGCTCCGCGATTTTCGTCCGGGTGGGATCGTCGAGCGCATCGTAGGCGGCCCGCATGTCCGCCCATTCGGTTCCCCCGCCCGTGCTGGGTACCACGTGAGCCGAGAACACGGCTCCCTTGGCCGCCAGGGGCATGTAGGAACTGTCGACGTGCCAGCCCTCGGTTCCCCGCAGTACCTCCATGACGGCATCGCCCTCCGGCCGCAGGCTCCCATCGCGCCGCTGATTGGTCATGTACACGAGTTCCTGACCATTCATGATCTCGATCTCGCCGAAGTGCCGCGCAAAGGCGATCTGATCGGCCTCGCTCAGGTGCTGTCCGGGGAAGATCAAGAGAGCGAACTCGAAGAACGCCGACTCGATCGCCGACCAGTCGACGTCGTCGAGGGAAGAGAGGTCGACATCCGCCACAACGGCTCCAAGGGTTGCGTCGATCGGATCGAGAATCAGTCCACCCATGCTCGCTCCCTTCTGTTCAGGACCTGGCGAAGTCCACGTCGCATGCGTCTAGCCTACTCCAGAAGTGTTTCCGGCGGAAAGTCCACTCGTTCGACGCTTCCCCCGCGCGCGGTCATACTCCAAATAGGATCGTGAATTCGCATGCGGCCCGGGACATCTGGCACGGGCCCGCGGCGGGAGGAACGGATGGAACTTGGAGTATGCGTAGCTTCGAACATCGCGGACATCGACTACGTCGTTCGGGCGGAGGAACTCGGGTACACGCATGCCTGGCTGGCCGACAGCCAGATGATCTGGTCGGATTGTTACGCGACCCTGGCTCTGGTCGCCGATCGCACCGAGCGTATTCGCATCGGAACCGGGGTCGCGGTGAGCGGAACACGCCCCGCAGCGGTTACTGCGGCCTCGATTGCGACGATCAATGTGCTGGCTCCAGGCCGGACCTTTCTGGGCGTTGGAGCTGGTAACACCGCCATGCGTATCATGGGCCAGCCGCCGCATCGTATCGCCGAGTTCGATCGCTATCTCGAGACGCTCTCGCCTCTGCTGCGAGGAGAGGAAGCCCATCTGCAGGTCGGTGAAGTCGAGCGGCCGATCCGACACATCATGCGCGACGCTGGATTCGTGAACTTCGAAGCGCCGATCCCCCTCTACGTTTCGGCTTTCGGCCCGCGCTCACTGGGTCTGGCCGGGCACCATGGGGATGGTGCGATTCTCGCGATGCCACCCCATCCCTCCGCGATGGAATTCTACTGGCAGCACATCGAAGCGGGTGCGAAACAGTCCGGTCGAAGCCTGGACAGAGAGGAGTATGCGACGACGGCCCTGACGACCATCGTCGTCCTGGACGAGGGAGAACCCGTCGATTCCGAGCGCGTACGCAATGAGTGCGGTGCCTTCGCGATGGCAACGCTCCACTACGCCTACGACCAGTGGCGGCAGTTCGGGCAGCAACCGCCTCCCTATCTATCGGAGGTCTGGGAGGACTACTGCGCGATGCTCGACAAGGTTCCCGCGGAGCGTCTGCACCAGCGCATTCACTCTGGTCACAACTGCTGGGTGATCCCCGAAGAAGAGCGCTTTGTAACGCCGACTCTGATGCAGGCCTCGTGTGTGATCGGGACCGCCGACGAGATCGTCGAACGACTGCGTGCCTTTGAACGGGCGGGACTCGATCAGGTGATGATCCTGCCTTCTCTCGAACCGCGCTACGAGGTGATTGAACGCGTGGCTCGCGACATCATGCCGAGGATCGCTTCGAAGGCCTGAGCGAGGGCTCAGAACTCGAAGACGTAGCTGGCGCGAAGGCCCGCAGTTCCGGTCTTCCGGTTTTCCACGCGGGTCAGTAGATAGGCCGCTTCAAGAGCGAGTTCTCCCTTTCCCACGGTGTGAAAAAGGCCGACGGAGGCCTGGGCCAGGAAGTCACTATTGTCTCTTGCACCTCGGATGTTCTCATCTCGCGACGTATACGAGAGCGCAAAGACCAGGTCTTGGAAATTCGCCGCCGAAGAAACCGTGAAGTAGCGACGCGTGCGATCGCTTTCTCCGTCCGCATTGTCCAGGAGAGCGAACTCCCCGAGGAAATTCAGCTCCAATTGGTCGTTGATCGGTATTCCATAGGACAGACCCGCAACGTAGTCGCTCTCCGGTTGCCCGCCTTCTCCTGCCAATTGATAGGCGAAGCCCAGGTTGTAGGTCAGCGTTGGTGCACCGAGGATGGCTTCCCCTTCGAGCGTCAGAGAGTAGGAGTTGAGGCGAGCTGTGTTGCTGGACCCGCCATCACTTCGCCGCACCCGCGAGCGATCGCGCATCAGCGATCGCGTCAGGTGGGATGTATCGGCAAAGAAGATCTCGGCGCTGAGGATGTGCATTCCGCCCGAATCTCTTCCGAGGTCGTAGCTGGTTCCCGCTCCGATGCGCTCGGTCAGTTCGTAGTCCTCGGCGAAGTCGACGCCATAGAGTCCCGGGGCCAGGTCCCAGGCCTGGCCGAAGCGCGGATTGAGTTTGCCTGCGCGTAAGGACCACGCTCCTTTCGCCAGACGGGCGTAGAGTTCTTCTACGAAAAGCCCGTGTTGACTGAACTCGCGGTTCTCATGCGGATCCGGATCTTCGACGGGTTCCAGTACCAGCGATGACTGGATCGAGAAACTCTCACTGAACGCGAGACCGATCGCCGGTCCGAGCGTCGCGTACAGATCGTTGAGTTCGGAGTCGCGATCCTGGGAGTGGTAGGCCCAGTCGTTCTGGATCTCGATCACCAGTTCACCACTGATGTGCGGGTAACTCTGTGTCACGTCGGCCTGCGTCGCGTCGCTCCGCGTTGCGTCGGATTCAGAGGGGGCGCCGATCGCGTCCGCTCGAGCGAGCGCAGGGGAGAACAACGCGAGCACGCCCAGGAGCGCGAGTCGTGATCGCCAGCGTTGCGTACGTGTTTTCGAAGCTCTCAATTACCCACCCAGAACACCTGAACTCACTCATCACGAAGTCAGCTTATCAGTAATGATAATCAATATCAATATCAATACAGGCGATGCGGAGAAGCAGGGGGCAGAGGAAAAGGTCCCGTAAGTGGCTGTATTAACAGGCGATCTTCTATACGTCGAAGATGCTCTTGCGCGTTCCTACCGGCACGGGTTCAGGGTAGATGCTGGCCAGCGCGGCCGTGTGCGCGAGTTCGTCGATCCGGCCCACGTCGAAACGAACGTCGCTGTCTCGCTCGGCGAGATCCTGGTTGAAGATCCGCGCGACGTCGGCAAACGAGAGCGTGTCCCGTTCGACGCGCCGCCGCTCGGCCTCGTTGGGGAAGACGTGAGCCTTCATGAGTATGCTGACCCGGATCTGTTCGAGAGGCGCGCGGTAGCACTCCACTCCACGGTCCGACACTGCCCAATCACCGCTGCCGTCGTTCGTCGGTGCTAGTTCGGCCGCTGGGCTCGTTAGGATCCTCCCCTTGTCGAAGGGTCCCACCGGCTCCACCTGATGGAACATGCCGTGGTTGTCGCCGACGATCGCAGTATTGGTCATCGCGTTGAAATGCCGCTCCGGTGGCTTGTCGGGGCCTTCGGGCCAGTACGCGATTCCACCGCCTTCGACGTCGTTCATCCACCAGATCGAAGTCGCCTGCGCGGTGGCCCAGCGCTGGAAGAGTCCCGACCAGAGCATCGTGCGCAGTAGCAACATCGGTGTATTGCTGCGATCGCGACCGCGAAATAGCGGGTTGTCGGTGTGGACCGGGCCGCACTCCGGAATCGCGGCCATCAGGTTCACGAACAGAGTGTGTGGGACCACGACCTCCGCGTCGTAGAACTGGCGCGCCGTTTCGAGAACGCGTTCGTTTGCGATGAAGAGATCCGAACCCTCCACCGCGATGTTTTCATCCATCCAGGTCTTCTGGAACCACATCGGAGAGGTCGCGTCCGAGCCATCCTGATCCGGTCGGAACCAGCCGCCAAGCGGGTTGTAGGGGGCGTTGCGTTCGAGAATGCCGACGACGGCGCCGAGATCCTCGATCACATTCTTGAGCAAGGTCGGTGGGTCCGGGTAGCGAAAGTTCAAACTCATCGCAGTCCTCCAGTGGCAGCCATGGTAGACGGGGAAAGCGGATGGATTCAAATGCAGCTCGTGTCCCCGGCTCCCGGCCTGGAGGTAGGATGCGAGAGGCCGCGGGCGCTTGAGGATTCAGGCCAATAGGGCGAGTTGTCGGGACTGCGCCAGCAGGACACCGTCCTGTGACCAGATCTCGCCATCTTCTTCCAGGAATCCGTCATGCGCAGTGCCTGTGCGGAAGCGCATCAGATAGAACTCATCGGGTTTGACCACCAGTGCGATCTGCGGGGCGCGGAAGTGCACGGTGAGTTCGATTGTCGGCACACCCCGACTGTTCTCGTCGGGTGTCCATTTCGAAAAAAGTGCGGGGGGCCAGGCATCTGCCAGCTGTGACAAAAGAATTGCGTCGCCGCCGCGCGGATCGTGAGGGCGGATCCAACCACCCGTGATGGCTTCGGCGTTCGGGTCCGCTTCCTCAGCTTCCCAAACGGAATGCTGATCGAAGTGTCTTCGGAACTCGTCGATACGCCCGCCCTCGGTTTTCCTGCGCTCGATCGACGTGGGTGGCGTGACTTCCGGCATCCTCCGGTCCTGGAATTCGAAGCCCGGCCTCTGAGGGCTCGCCAATGCGGCGACGGAGTAGGCGATCAGGCGGTCGTTCTGTTCCATCCGCGCGCTGACGGTAGAAAAGGAACGGCCGCTGCGTTCGATGTGCGTCGTTATACGAGAGGGACCTTCCACAGCCCGCGCGGTGAAGTGGGTCGTCAGCGTTCGCGGTTGGCGCTGGGGTTCACCGACCCTCTCGCAAATTGCCCGCAAGAGGATGGCGTTCAGATATCCGCCATTGGGACCGGCCACGATCCACCAGCTCGGATCGATGCGCGCTTCGAATTCGTCTTCGGCCACACGCTCGACCGCAGTATCGCGGTCGAAGCGACTCACAGGAACGTCACACAAGCCAGATCCCTTTCGTTGGAGTGTTGCAAGGGCGAATGCAGCGCAAGTGTACGGTGGAAGCTCGTCTCCGGACAACTCGGCTGCCGTCGGGGGCGAGGTCAGTCGCAGTGCACGACCTGGTTGCGACCCGCGTCCTTGGCCTTGTACAGTCTTTGATCGGCCACGCGCACCAGTTCGGTCGATGTTCGGCCGTCGGCCGGATAGGAGGCAACACCCAGACTCGCGGTGAGCTCCGCCCGGTCGTCTTCGCAAAAGCGCTGGTTCTCCAGTGAAGCTCGGATCTTCTGGGCGAAGTCGAGTGCGCCCTGGGGGGATGTCTCCGGCAGGATGAGAGCGAACTCCTCGCCTCCGTAGCGAGCGGCCAGATCGCTGCTGCGGCAACCGGCGAAGATGAGCCGCGCGACGCCCTGGATGGCCGCGTCACCCCCGAGATGCCCGTAGGTGTCGTTGTAGCTCTTGAAGTGATCGATATCGATCATCACCACGCTCAGAGTGCGCTGGTAGCGGTCGGCGCGCTCCAGTTCGATCTCGAGTTCATCCCAGAAGTGGCGGTGGTTCGACAGGCCGGTCAAAGGATCGAGTCGGGAGCGTTCGACGGCGTCCTCGTAGAGACTCGCGTTGCGCAAGGCCAGCGCGGCGTGACCGGCGATCGCTTCCAGTAGACGCAGATCGGTGAGATTGAAGATCCGGCGGTCCCGCTTGTTGTTCACGTTCAACACGCCGTATACGACCCCGGAACTGACCAGCGGCGCGGACAGGAACGAACGCGTGTAATAGCGCTCGAGGCAGCGACCCGTGAAACGCGGATCCTCGTCGACATCCTCCACCAGTAGCGGCTGTCCGGTCCTGGCGACGAATCCGGAAATGCCTTCGTCGATACGCAGCTCGGATTCCTCGACCACCTCCTGCGGCAATCCGCGCGCCGCCATGATGCGCAGGACCTCGCCCTCGAGTGCCTGTACCGAACCGATCTCCGCATCGAGGTGGGTCAGAGTGCGTCCGAGGAGCCGATCGATCACCTCGGCCGTGCTGAGCGTGGAGTTCAGATCGCGCACGGAGTCCAGCACGACCTGCAACTCCGCGTTCGTCAGCGGATCGTGGTAGTCATCCCTGGCCCCGGGCCAATTGTCTTCGGACTTTCGATTCATGGCTCTCTTGTTTCGTCATCGACTGTCTGACGAGGATCCTGAGGACCGAACTAGCCGAGGGCGGCGGCGTAGGCGATAACGCTCCTCGGTGAGGCTGCTGCCTCGAACAAGCCCGTCGATGCGTCGTGTGTGACCGCAAGCACCCTGCCGTGCTCCCAGGGACCACTGCGTTGCACCCGATGTCCCCGCCTTTCGAGTTCTGCAACGACGTTTTCGGAAATCCGCGCCTCTGCCGCCATTCCACCCGGTCGGGCGAGACGGGGAAAAAAGGAGTCCGGCATATGCGTGGTGTGGACGGTGGGAGCGTCGATCGCCGTCTGCAGATCCCGCATGCCGAAGTCCACCAGGTTCTGGAAGAACTGCACGGTCCACTGATCTTGACCGTCACCGCCCGGTGTCCCAAAGGCCATCATACGGCCGTCCGGAAGCTGGGCGATGGAAGGCGTCAAGGTTGTGCGCGGGCGTTTCCCGGGCGCCAGGCCATTGGGGTGTTGAGGATCGAGGTTGAACATCTGCGCGCGCGTTCCGATCGGGAAGCCCAGTTCGGAAATGACCGGTGATGAAGGAATCCAGGCTCCACTGGGCGTGGCACTCACCAGATTGCCGAAGCGATCGGCCACGTCGAGATGGGTCGTGTCGCTGCGCCCACGCGCGGCGGCGTGTGCAAGGGCCTGGGGTTCACTGGGCAGTGCGAAACCCTCGTCGATCCACGGCCAGCCCTCTGGCAGGCGGCCCTTGCCCGGGCGCAACTCCAGTGACGCTTGCGCAGGGTCGACCAGCTTGCGTCGCATCGCGCTATACGCCTCGGACAGAAGCGCGTCCAAGGGTACGTCCGCAAACCGAGGGTCACCGTAACAGGCTTCGCGATCGGCCATCGCGAGCTTGGCGCACTCGATCCATGTGTGCAGCGCGTCGGCGCTGCCGTGCCCCATTTCGGCGAGCGGGAAGCCCTCGGCCAGGCGCAGTTGCTGCAGGAAGACCGGTCCCTGGGTCCACGGTGGGCACTTCCATACGTGTGCGCCGCGATAAGAAGCCGAGGCCGGTTCCTCGATGCAACCTTCGTAACTGGCCAGGTCGTCTGCCCGCAACAAGCCTGAATTCGCTTGACCGCTGCCGTCGCGGAACGATTGCGTGCAGAAGGCTTCGATCTGTTCGGCAGCCCGTCCCTTGTAGAACGAATCTCGCGCCGTCTGGATGCAGGTCTCCCGGTCGCCCGTAGCACGCGCCTCTGTGTCGGCCAGCTCTCCTAACAAGCGTGCGTAGGCGGGATTGGTCTGGCGCTCGCCATCGCGGCGGATCGGCAGATAGAGTTCGGCGCTGCTCGGCCATTCGTCGCGGAATCGCTTCTCGACGAAGGTCAAGACTGCGCGCAGGAACGGGTACATGGGAAACCCGCGCTCGGCCAGGCCTCGGGCCGGTGCGATCACGTCCGCGAGTCGCCGCGTTCCGAAGCGCGCGAGTAGAAGGCACCAGGCATCGAGGGCCGCGGGGACCGTAGCCGCCATCAGTCCGTCTCCGGGAATGCGCTCGATGCCCAGATTGCGAAAGGTTTCGATGCTGGCCGCAGCCGGGGCGACTCCCTGGCCAGAAATCGAAAATACCCGGTCCTGTGCGGCGTGGTACATGAGTATGGGGACTTCGCCAGCCGGGCCGTTCATGTGTGGCTCGAGCACCTGCAATGCAAATCCCATGGCGCAGGCTGCATCGGCGGCATTGCCGCCTTCCGCCAGCATCTGGGCGCCTGCTTGCGTGGCCA
The nucleotide sequence above comes from bacterium. Encoded proteins:
- a CDS encoding thioesterase family protein gives rise to the protein MCDVPVSRFDRDTAVERVAEDEFEARIDPSWWIVAGPNGGYLNAILLRAICERVGEPQRQPRTLTTHFTARAVEGPSRITTHIERSGRSFSTVSARMEQNDRLIAYSVAALASPQRPGFEFQDRRMPEVTPPTSIERRKTEGGRIDEFRRHFDQHSVWEAEEADPNAEAITGGWIRPHDPRGGDAILLSQLADAWPPALFSKWTPDENSRGVPTIELTVHFRAPQIALVVKPDEFYLMRFRTGTAHDGFLEEDGEIWSQDGVLLAQSRQLALLA
- a CDS encoding sensor domain-containing diguanylate cyclase, with protein sequence MNRKSEDNWPGARDDYHDPLTNAELQVVLDSVRDLNSTLSTAEVIDRLLGRTLTHLDAEIGSVQALEGEVLRIMAARGLPQEVVEESELRIDEGISGFVARTGQPLLVEDVDEDPRFTGRCLERYYTRSFLSAPLVSSGVVYGVLNVNNKRDRRIFNLTDLRLLEAIAGHAALALRNASLYEDAVERSRLDPLTGLSNHRHFWDELEIELERADRYQRTLSVVMIDIDHFKSYNDTYGHLGGDAAIQGVARLIFAGCRSSDLAARYGGEEFALILPETSPQGALDFAQKIRASLENQRFCEDDRAELTASLGVASYPADGRTSTELVRVADQRLYKAKDAGRNQVVHCD
- a CDS encoding LLM class flavin-dependent oxidoreductase produces the protein MELGVCVASNIADIDYVVRAEELGYTHAWLADSQMIWSDCYATLALVADRTERIRIGTGVAVSGTRPAAVTAASIATINVLAPGRTFLGVGAGNTAMRIMGQPPHRIAEFDRYLETLSPLLRGEEAHLQVGEVERPIRHIMRDAGFVNFEAPIPLYVSAFGPRSLGLAGHHGDGAILAMPPHPSAMEFYWQHIEAGAKQSGRSLDREEYATTALTTIVVLDEGEPVDSERVRNECGAFAMATLHYAYDQWRQFGQQPPPYLSEVWEDYCAMLDKVPAERLHQRIHSGHNCWVIPEEERFVTPTLMQASCVIGTADEIVERLRAFERAGLDQVMILPSLEPRYEVIERVARDIMPRIASKA
- a CDS encoding AAA family ATPase; this encodes MRLPEPQEYSAIRFLETVRRAKAYLEEQGRVSLRALSREFELDEESLADLVEELVDVQQVAARESKVLSWVGSARATSGEEMPVGTARPSAEAATRQSGGAERRQLTVMFCDLVDSTDLSQRLDVEDLRNIVRAYHESASRVVEDYEGHVAQYLGDGLLIYFGYPQAREDAAERAVRAGREILTALVRLNSTLDSQHRIRLSVRIGIHTGPVVVGEMGGGAKSETLALGDTTNIAARLQAIAKADTVVVSGATLRLVRGKFSTKDLGTPELKGITEPIHAYSVLRSSRIHGQLDVDPRKLTPLVGRDQELGLLLERWDKVEEGEGQAVFLSGEAGLGKTRLFRAFRERMADTPHGWLECRCSPYTQRTAFQPVIDLLEQEMGFQSGDDPETKLARLEEGVAAAGLSVAEALPLLAPLLSLSLPDRVASVEYSRELQRKKTIEALVACVFGLAESQPLVLLVEDLHWCDASTLELLGWFLEQNATARVLTLMSFRPDFEPPWPVRSHITPLAVKRLSRRQATNMVGRMTRDVPLPTAVIERVVERADGVPLFVEELTKMVLESGLVEERESRYELTGSIAELAVPATLQDSLMARLDRLDEGKEVAQLGAVLGREFNFELLRSVWLDEEYRLRAGLVQLVDAELLFQRGASPAAEFTFKHALIQETAYQSLLRSDRQQFHARIARVLEEQFPERVRLEPEVIAWHCDQAGLAEKAIANYQRAGEQARERTANEDAVGHIRRALELLTTLPESLQRDRVEIGLQMEIAVPLGVARGFAHLECQAAYQRAYELAERTGDAPELPRALVGLSMTHYIQGELATSRDLAERALAAAEPRGDTSSLAYAHESVGQSLYWEGELSRALHHFERAILLDDGSDRVSLATPGIDWEPCVVSRSHAAHCHWVLGRPDRARALSLEAVTVAEGRKQVMSHAIAFHFASLINALRGEYALTLQSTEEHIALCERLGFPVYLGLGRTYRGWARAHLGEADEGIAEMQRGIVEVAGTGGKIGAGEGMSMFGEVLLSVGRGEEARGALGIGSSLSEQNGEHLWDVELRRLQAEILLDVDDASTEAEGLFQEALEIARNQKAKSWELRAATGLARLWQRQGRKFEARDLLAPVHGWFSEGLDTRDLKDAKALLEQLA
- a CDS encoding TauD/TfdA family dioxygenase; this encodes MGGLILDPIDATLGAVVADVDLSSLDDVDWSAIESAFFEFALLIFPGQHLSEADQIAFARHFGEIEIMNGQELVYMTNQRRDGSLRPEGDAVMEVLRGTEGWHVDSSYMPLAAKGAVFSAHVVPSTGGGTEWADMRAAYDALDDPTRTKIAELSAYHSLHYSQAKIGHTPARINGAIPGYGFHDDPPPLRPLVKIHPVTGRPSLLIGRHAYGIPGLEAKESERLLEELAEFACQPPRVYEHHWSVGDVAIWDNRCLLHRARPYDHGELRLMKHTRIAGDPASELAST
- a CDS encoding nitroreductase, yielding MDPITQIAAKRISVRAYEAKRPVPPELRTRLQEVIAENRTGPMGNQCRIEMIDVDELATDEARSLGTYGIIKGARLYLVAAIADTASARVDVGYCVEKIILEATRLGLGTCWMGGTFRRANFARNAGAKEDEIIPVVTPVGYATKQKSLRERIMRRLAGADQRKPWESIFFLRDRDTPLPRQGRFEAALACLRLAPSASNKQPWRIIERDAGCFDFHLERTPRYNEMMRGIDLQMVDMGIAMCHFDLATAEAGCKGEFSRRSPAPSLEGTEYIASWQMLPSSTGG